Proteins from a genomic interval of Musa acuminata AAA Group cultivar baxijiao chromosome BXJ1-9, Cavendish_Baxijiao_AAA, whole genome shotgun sequence:
- the LOC103999353 gene encoding nuclear transport factor 2B — translation MDPDAVAKAFVDHYYRTFDGNRVALGGLYQDASMLTFEGVKIQGAAAIVAKLTSLPFQQCVHAISTVDCQPSGPAGGVLVFVSGSLQLAGESHTLKFSQMFHLMPTPQGSFYVLNDVFRLNYA, via the exons ATGGATCCGGACGCTGTTGCGAAGGCGTTCGTGGATCACTACTACCGGACGTTCGACGGGAACCGGGTGGCGCTGGGGGGGCTTTACCAGGACGCCTCCATGCTGACCTTCGAGGGCGTCAAGATCCAGGGCGCAGCGGCCATCGTCGCCAAGCTCACCTCCCTCCCCTTCCAGCAGTGCGTCCACGCCATCTCCACCGTCGACTGCCAGCCCTCGGGCCCCGCCGGCGGTGTGCTCGTCTTCGTCAGCGGCTCCCTCCAGCTCGCCGGGGAATCGCACACTCTCAAGTTCAGCCAG ATGTTTCACCTAATGCCAACACCTCAGGGAAGCTTCTATGTGCTCAATGATGTATTCCGTCTGAATTATGCCTGA
- the LOC103999354 gene encoding uncharacterized protein LOC103999354, whose product MSADWGPVIVAVILFILLSPGLLFQLPARTRVIEFGNMYTSGIAILVHSIIFFVILTILVIAIGVHVHAG is encoded by the coding sequence ATGTCTGCCGACTGGGGGCCTGTGATCGTGGCCGTCATCCTCTTCATCCTCCTCTCACCGGGGCTGTTGTTTCAGCTACCAGCGAGAACGAGGGTGATCGAGTTCGGCAACATGTACACCAGCGGAATCGCGATTCTGGTCCACAGCATCATCTTCTTCGTCATCTTGACCATCCTGGTGATTGCTATAGGCGTCCATGTGCACGCTGGCTAG